In one window of Pseudoalteromonas sp. GCY DNA:
- a CDS encoding D-glutamate cyclase family protein, with protein sequence MDPSASLSAPHAIRKMIKDGDYTGPTKGFVPGFTQCNVIILPQSEAYSFFRFCESNQSVCKLIIPPSEPGNYHFDTLGKDIDIRYHLPKYQILKHGQLVQECHNIDEHWRDDLVTFAFASYLSFDNLLAQYGINPPSANPTTPLPLYISNLPCNSVDKYEANQILAMRPLTKQNLISAIQAATLSRLPYALPLHFGEPNEVGIKDLSKPNFGEPLTCKEGQLPVFWGSSLTAQLAIAKAAPEFCIMNSPHHLLVTDRQDLELAVTK encoded by the coding sequence ATGGATCCCAGTGCTTCTTTAAGTGCGCCACATGCAATAAGAAAAATGATCAAGGATGGTGATTATACGGGCCCTACTAAAGGGTTCGTGCCTGGGTTCACACAATGTAATGTGATTATTTTGCCACAAAGCGAAGCATATTCATTCTTTCGTTTTTGTGAGAGTAATCAATCTGTTTGCAAGCTGATTATTCCGCCCAGCGAGCCCGGTAACTACCACTTTGACACTTTGGGGAAAGATATAGACATTCGCTACCACCTCCCCAAATATCAGATTTTAAAACATGGCCAGCTCGTCCAAGAGTGCCATAATATAGATGAGCATTGGCGTGACGATTTAGTTACCTTTGCTTTCGCCAGTTATCTTTCTTTTGATAACTTACTCGCGCAGTACGGAATAAACCCGCCATCGGCGAACCCAACCACGCCTTTACCACTTTACATCAGTAACTTGCCTTGCAACTCAGTAGATAAGTACGAGGCAAATCAAATACTGGCGATGCGCCCATTAACCAAGCAAAATCTTATTAGTGCCATTCAAGCGGCAACACTAAGTCGGCTTCCCTATGCGTTGCCACTTCATTTTGGTGAGCCAAATGAGGTTGGGATCAAAGATCTTAGTAAGCCTAATTTTGGCGAGCCATTGACTTGTAAAGAGGGGCAGCTTCCGGTTTTTTGGGGTTCCAGTCTGACAGCTCAGTTAGCCATAGCAAAAGCAGCACCTGAGTTTTGTATTATGAATAGTCCACACCATTTATTGGTGACAGATAGACAAGATTTAGAGCTTGCAGTAACGAAGTAG
- a CDS encoding glycoside hydrolase family 3 protein, which translates to MSFITSAHATAAQVPLTTSQMLGQKLMLDFRYYCGESKKPSGDCRAAMTTLPPELSELISKYDIGGAILFAENVQNTAQIVSLTNALQSAARQSKSQLPLFIAIDQEGGRVARINREQATSFTGNMSIGATYPKQGDTYATKVASAIGKELNSLGINVNFAPTVDVNSNPNNPVINVRSFSENPKVVAKLGLAQVKAFEAAGVLSALKHFPGHGDTHVDSHTGLPRVDHDRDKINQQDLLPFAEIIKASPPGMIMTAHIQYPALDNSKVVNSQGESMIRPATMSYQIMTKLLRHELGYQGVTVTDALDMAGISDFFNPVDATIETFNAGVDIALMPIAIRNRADIKRFEQYMAQLAEALDTNKLNQEQLSSSMTRIAKLKTKLPQSSASLAIANSTLGNPSHRRLEAELALAAITEVKNDGVLPLRDNAQVVHLIMPDRQKCFALEQALQTFSKNSLALSCTSLQAYDPNIAHDAIKQADVIIAAHASPPQSAVEIGGMDDVKKLREHGVARNVQPEALKALLQYGQQLGKKQLFISLRAPYEISTFSPFSNAVLASYAYNVDINHDTKVAGPAYTALAKVILGIAKAEGSLPVTVNH; encoded by the coding sequence ATGAGTTTCATCACTTCAGCTCACGCAACAGCAGCACAAGTGCCACTGACCACTTCGCAAATGCTTGGACAAAAGCTTATGCTCGATTTCCGCTATTACTGCGGTGAAAGCAAAAAGCCAAGTGGAGATTGTAGAGCAGCGATGACAACTTTACCGCCTGAACTGTCCGAATTGATTAGTAAATACGACATCGGCGGCGCTATTTTGTTTGCCGAAAATGTGCAAAACACCGCGCAAATCGTCAGTCTAACTAATGCTTTACAAAGTGCGGCACGGCAAAGTAAAAGTCAACTTCCTTTATTTATTGCCATCGATCAAGAAGGTGGCCGTGTTGCGCGAATAAACCGTGAACAAGCAACGTCGTTTACCGGCAATATGAGTATTGGGGCAACCTATCCAAAACAGGGCGATACTTACGCAACCAAAGTGGCAAGCGCAATTGGAAAGGAGCTAAATAGCTTAGGCATCAACGTAAACTTCGCCCCAACGGTGGATGTGAACAGTAACCCGAACAATCCGGTGATCAATGTACGTTCATTCTCCGAAAATCCAAAAGTGGTCGCCAAATTAGGTCTTGCTCAGGTAAAAGCATTTGAGGCCGCAGGTGTTCTCTCTGCGCTAAAGCATTTTCCTGGCCACGGTGATACACATGTTGATAGCCACACGGGACTACCTCGTGTTGATCACGACCGCGACAAAATTAATCAGCAAGATTTATTACCCTTTGCCGAAATAATCAAAGCATCGCCTCCTGGCATGATAATGACCGCTCATATTCAATATCCGGCGCTCGACAACAGTAAAGTCGTTAACTCTCAAGGTGAGAGCATGATAAGGCCTGCGACTATGTCTTATCAGATCATGACGAAACTACTAAGACACGAGTTGGGATACCAAGGCGTGACCGTCACAGATGCACTAGACATGGCTGGGATCAGCGACTTTTTTAATCCTGTCGATGCGACAATTGAAACATTTAATGCCGGCGTGGATATCGCGCTTATGCCTATTGCCATTCGCAATCGTGCAGACATCAAACGCTTTGAGCAATATATGGCTCAGCTAGCAGAAGCGCTTGATACCAATAAACTAAACCAAGAACAACTTAGCAGTTCTATGACGCGTATCGCTAAGCTCAAAACAAAGCTGCCGCAATCAAGTGCTTCTTTGGCAATTGCCAATTCAACGCTGGGCAATCCAAGCCATCGTCGTTTAGAAGCAGAGCTTGCACTAGCGGCTATCACCGAAGTAAAAAATGATGGTGTATTGCCGCTCAGAGATAACGCACAAGTTGTTCACCTTATCATGCCTGATAGGCAAAAATGTTTTGCGCTTGAGCAAGCATTACAAACATTCAGCAAAAACTCGCTCGCACTTTCTTGTACAAGCCTACAAGCCTACGACCCGAACATTGCACATGATGCAATTAAACAGGCCGACGTGATAATCGCCGCACATGCATCGCCACCGCAAAGTGCGGTAGAAATTGGCGGCATGGACGATGTGAAAAAGTTACGAGAGCATGGTGTGGCGCGTAATGTTCAACCCGAAGCGCTGAAAGCATTACTGCAATACGGTCAGCAACTGGGTAAAAAGCAGCTATTTATCAGCCTAAGAGCACCATACGAAATTAGTACCTTTAGCCCTTTTAGTAACGCAGTATTAGCAAGTTATGCCTATAATGTAGACATAAATCATGATACAAAAGTGGCTGGGCCTGCCTACACGGCGCTGGCCAAAGTGATTTTAGGAATAGCGAAAGCGGAAGGTTCACTGCCTGTTACAGTAAACCACTAA